Proteins co-encoded in one Arthrobacter sp. ERGS1:01 genomic window:
- the aroB gene encoding 3-dehydroquinate synthase, producing the protein MNNENTVIKVTGSAAADNYDVVVGRGLLANLPDLLGERVKRVLVIHPRALRLTGDAVRDELAAAGFTSLTAEIPDAEEGKHIQVAAFCWQVLGQNDFTRSDAIVAVGGGAVTDVAGFVAATWLRGVKVINMPTSLLGMVDAAVGGKNGINTAEGKNMVGTFRAPAGVLVDLDTLDTLPPNELISGMAEVVKCGFIADPVILDLVEANPDAVKDPRSDVLRELIERAIAVKAKVVSEDLEEAGLREILNYGHTLGHAIELAERYSWRHGAAVSVGMMFAAELSRSVGRLSDEGFERHRRILEQLGLPLTYRKDRWAALLDGMRRDKKTRGDLLRFVVLDGIGKPGILDVPDTSLLFAAYQEIAS; encoded by the coding sequence GTGAACAACGAAAATACAGTCATCAAGGTCACCGGCTCGGCAGCCGCGGACAACTACGACGTCGTCGTTGGCCGCGGGCTCCTCGCCAACCTCCCTGACTTGCTGGGGGAGCGCGTCAAGCGCGTCCTGGTCATCCACCCGCGCGCCCTGCGCCTGACCGGCGACGCCGTCCGCGACGAACTGGCCGCCGCCGGCTTCACGTCGCTGACCGCCGAGATCCCCGACGCCGAGGAAGGCAAGCACATCCAGGTCGCCGCCTTCTGCTGGCAGGTCCTGGGCCAAAACGACTTCACCCGCTCCGACGCGATCGTGGCCGTAGGCGGGGGAGCGGTGACCGACGTGGCCGGCTTCGTGGCCGCCACCTGGCTGCGCGGGGTCAAGGTCATCAACATGCCCACCTCGCTGCTGGGCATGGTCGACGCCGCGGTGGGCGGCAAGAACGGCATCAACACCGCCGAAGGCAAGAACATGGTGGGCACCTTCCGTGCCCCGGCCGGCGTCCTGGTGGACCTTGACACCCTCGACACGCTGCCGCCCAACGAGCTGATTTCCGGCATGGCCGAGGTGGTCAAGTGCGGCTTCATCGCCGACCCCGTGATCCTGGACCTGGTCGAGGCCAACCCCGACGCCGTCAAGGACCCGCGCTCGGACGTATTGCGTGAACTGATCGAACGGGCCATCGCCGTCAAGGCCAAGGTGGTTTCCGAGGACCTGGAGGAAGCGGGCCTGCGTGAAATCCTCAACTACGGGCACACGCTGGGCCACGCGATCGAACTGGCCGAACGGTACTCCTGGCGCCACGGCGCGGCCGTGTCCGTCGGCATGATGTTCGCCGCGGAGCTCTCCCGCAGCGTGGGCCGGCTCAGCGACGAGGGATTCGAGCGGCACCGCCGGATCCTCGAACAGCTTGGCCTGCCGCTGACGTACCGCAAGGACCGCTGGGCGGCCCTGCTGGACGGCATGCGCCGGGACAAGAAGACCCGCGGGGACCTGCTGCGCTTCGTGGTCCTGGACGGCATCGGCAAGCCCGGCATCCTGGACGTGCCCGACACCTCCCTCCTCTTTGCCGCCTATCAGGAGATTGCTTCCTAG
- a CDS encoding shikimate dehydrogenase: protein MAGFRQGAVLGHPIGHSKSPAMHIAAYAALGLDYSYRAIDLQEDGLAGFLAEVRADADWYGLSVTMPLKNEAAVLVDELTPVARILGSVNTVVAGRNDDGGTRLSGDNTDVAGLVNALRHAGVARRPRAAVLGGGGTAVSALAAFAALGTDTVDVYVRNAGKSAGLHEVGGELGIAVELLPFDGAASALAGYDVVISTLPPRGADSLAADFLATAPDTAGCCLLDVAYDPWPSALAQAWETGGGTVVPGIEMLLYQGVEQVKLFAAAGGFGDRAQQRVGDVINVMCDALGLTRRPPHD from the coding sequence ATGGCAGGTTTTCGCCAAGGAGCCGTGCTGGGGCACCCCATTGGGCACTCCAAGTCACCGGCCATGCACATCGCCGCGTATGCGGCGCTGGGCCTTGACTACAGCTACCGGGCCATCGACCTGCAGGAGGACGGCCTGGCCGGCTTCCTGGCGGAGGTCCGGGCCGACGCCGACTGGTACGGGCTCTCGGTGACCATGCCGTTGAAGAACGAGGCAGCCGTCCTGGTGGACGAGCTCACCCCGGTGGCCCGGATCCTGGGCTCCGTCAACACCGTCGTGGCCGGCCGGAACGACGACGGCGGCACCCGCCTCAGCGGTGACAACACCGACGTGGCCGGGCTCGTCAACGCGCTCCGGCACGCCGGCGTTGCCCGGCGGCCGCGCGCGGCCGTGCTGGGCGGCGGCGGCACCGCCGTCTCCGCGCTGGCCGCCTTTGCCGCCCTCGGCACGGATACGGTCGACGTGTATGTGCGCAACGCCGGGAAATCGGCGGGCCTGCACGAGGTCGGTGGGGAACTCGGGATCGCCGTCGAGCTGCTGCCCTTCGACGGCGCGGCCTCCGCCCTGGCCGGCTACGACGTGGTCATCTCCACGCTCCCGCCGCGGGGAGCCGACTCCCTGGCGGCGGACTTCCTGGCCACCGCACCGGACACGGCCGGGTGCTGCCTGCTCGACGTCGCCTACGACCCCTGGCCCAGCGCCCTGGCCCAGGCCTGGGAAACCGGCGGCGGCACCGTGGTTCCGGGGATTGAGATGCTTTTGTATCAAGGCGTGGAACAGGTAAAACTGTTTGCAGCGGCCGGCGGATTCGGCGATCGCGCACAGCAGCGCGTCGGCGACGTCATCAATGTGATGTGCGACGCACTTGGGCTGACTCGACGACCCCCACACGATTAG
- a CDS encoding shikimate kinase — MTEGTEPAGTPRFRPARPIVMIGPMAVGKSVIGAELARTLGLDFIDSDQRIVAKHGPIPRIFAARGEHHFRQLEARAVAEVLDTDKPKPVVLSLGGGAVLDSGTQQLLARATVVFLRASIETVRERIIRNTGRPLLAADPVETWSRLAAARGPVYARLADVTLDVSNSSVPELVTELIDTLTEESRKENPAP, encoded by the coding sequence ATGACCGAGGGGACCGAGCCTGCCGGGACGCCGCGTTTCCGGCCCGCCCGCCCCATTGTCATGATTGGGCCCATGGCTGTGGGCAAGTCGGTCATTGGCGCCGAACTTGCCCGCACCCTGGGACTTGACTTTATCGACTCCGACCAGCGGATCGTGGCCAAGCACGGCCCCATTCCACGGATCTTCGCCGCCCGCGGAGAGCACCACTTCCGCCAGCTGGAGGCCCGCGCCGTGGCCGAGGTGCTGGACACCGACAAACCCAAGCCCGTGGTGCTCTCGCTGGGCGGCGGCGCCGTCCTGGATTCCGGCACCCAACAGCTGCTGGCCCGCGCCACGGTGGTGTTCCTGCGCGCCAGCATAGAGACCGTGCGTGAACGCATCATCCGCAACACGGGACGGCCCCTGCTGGCGGCGGACCCCGTGGAAACCTGGTCCCGCCTCGCGGCAGCCCGCGGACCCGTCTATGCCCGACTGGCCGACGTCACCCTCGACGTCAGCAACTCAAGCGTGCCGGAGCTCGTAACGGAGCTCATTGACACTTTGACCGAAGAATCAAGGAAAGAGAACCCCGCACCGTGA
- the efp gene encoding elongation factor P, producing the protein MATTNDIKNGTVLKLEGQLWNIIEFQHVKPGKGGAFVRTKMRNILSGKVVDKTFNAGLKIETATVDRSDYQYLYADGEDFVFMDTHNYDQLTVSHEVVGDATNFMLENLNVTIALHEGAPLYIELPPSVQLRITYTEPGLQGDRSSAGTKPATVETGYEIQVPLFVDNNTLVKVDTRDGSYLGRVSE; encoded by the coding sequence GTGGCAACGACTAACGACATCAAGAACGGCACCGTTCTCAAACTTGAGGGCCAACTGTGGAACATCATTGAGTTCCAGCACGTCAAGCCCGGCAAGGGCGGCGCCTTTGTCCGCACCAAGATGCGCAACATCCTCTCCGGCAAGGTCGTCGACAAGACGTTCAACGCGGGCCTGAAGATCGAGACGGCCACCGTTGACCGTTCCGACTACCAGTACCTGTACGCGGACGGCGAAGACTTCGTCTTCATGGACACCCACAACTACGACCAGTTGACGGTCTCCCACGAAGTGGTCGGCGACGCCACCAACTTCATGCTGGAAAACCTCAACGTCACGATCGCCCTCCACGAAGGCGCACCGCTCTACATCGAGCTGCCCCCGTCCGTGCAGCTGCGCATCACCTACACCGAGCCCGGCCTGCAGGGCGACCGCTCCTCCGCCGGCACCAAGCCCGCCACCGTGGAGACCGGCTATGAGATCCAGGTTCCGTTGTTCGTCGACAACAACACCCTGGTCAAGGTCGACACCCGCGACGGCAGCTACCTGGGACGTGTCAGCGAGTAG
- the aroC gene encoding chorismate synthase, with amino-acid sequence MLRWLTAGESHGPALVGIIEGVPAGVELTSARIQDALARRRLGYGRGARMKFEQDVVTILGGVRHGLTQGGPVAIQIANSEWPKWEAIMSADPVDAETLDGQARNAPLTRPRPGHADFTGMQKYAFSEARPVLERASARETATRVALGEVAAQILAAVGVELVSHTVQIATVASPEDAALPVLTDVPALDADPLRCFDAATSAAMVAEVDAAQKAGETLGGVVEVLAYNLPPGLGSYVHWDRRLDSRLAGALMGIQAIKGVEVGDGFATAARRGSAAHDEIVRDDEGRIIRTSNRAGGIEGGMSIGDVLRVRAAMKPIATVPRALKTIDVATGEPAKAHHQRSDVCAVPAAGVVAEAMTALVLADALMEKFGGDSMAETKRNMDSFLASIPANLDTLGH; translated from the coding sequence ATGTTGCGTTGGTTGACCGCCGGAGAATCACATGGCCCGGCACTTGTGGGAATTATTGAAGGCGTCCCGGCAGGGGTTGAGCTCACCAGCGCCCGAATCCAGGACGCCCTGGCCCGGCGTCGGCTCGGCTACGGCCGCGGCGCCCGGATGAAGTTCGAACAAGACGTCGTGACCATCCTCGGCGGCGTGCGGCACGGCCTGACCCAGGGCGGCCCCGTCGCCATCCAGATCGCCAATTCCGAATGGCCCAAGTGGGAGGCGATCATGTCCGCGGACCCCGTCGACGCCGAAACCCTCGACGGCCAGGCCCGCAACGCGCCGCTGACCCGCCCGCGCCCCGGCCACGCCGACTTCACCGGCATGCAGAAGTACGCCTTCTCCGAGGCCCGCCCCGTCCTGGAACGCGCCAGCGCCCGGGAAACGGCCACCCGCGTGGCCCTCGGCGAGGTCGCCGCCCAAATCCTGGCCGCCGTCGGCGTTGAACTGGTCAGCCACACGGTCCAGATCGCCACGGTCGCGTCCCCCGAAGACGCCGCACTGCCCGTCCTCACCGACGTCCCCGCACTCGACGCCGACCCCCTGCGCTGCTTTGACGCCGCCACCTCCGCCGCCATGGTGGCCGAGGTCGACGCCGCCCAAAAGGCCGGCGAGACCCTTGGCGGCGTCGTCGAGGTCCTCGCCTACAACCTGCCGCCCGGACTGGGCAGCTATGTGCACTGGGACCGGCGCCTGGACTCCCGCCTGGCCGGTGCCCTGATGGGCATCCAGGCCATCAAGGGCGTGGAGGTCGGCGACGGCTTCGCCACCGCGGCACGCCGCGGCTCGGCCGCCCACGACGAGATCGTCCGCGACGACGAGGGCCGGATCATCCGCACCTCCAACCGCGCCGGCGGCATCGAAGGCGGCATGAGCATCGGAGACGTCTTGCGCGTCCGCGCCGCCATGAAGCCCATCGCCACGGTTCCGCGCGCCCTGAAAACCATTGACGTCGCCACCGGAGAACCCGCCAAGGCCCACCACCAGCGCTCCGATGTGTGTGCCGTGCCCGCGGCCGGCGTCGTCGCCGAAGCCATGACCGCCCTGGTGCTGGCCGACGCCCTCATGGAGAAGTTCGGCGGGGACTCCATGGCCGAAACCAAGCGGAACATGGACAGCTTCCTCGCGTCGATCCCGGCAAATCTGGACACGCTGGGCCACTGA
- the mltG gene encoding endolytic transglycosylase MltG codes for MSDAFRGSTHPAHLIDPHEDVDHEWHDDHAWTQEQEDAHDYYVEEPLPSRRSTRVSKRVRKRRRTVIFLIVLALFAAVVIFLVQAIKPMLGGFEAADYPGPGTGTVQIMVPDGASARTVATDLRTQDVVASEQAFLDALAAANGTGSLQPGSFDMRKQMKASDAVAVLLAGDKSKVHYAAIAQNLRLNETLEQLAKGTGIPLAEFQKLANEPKLFGLPAQAKNLEGYLTPGEYRFPIELDAKGVLSEMVDATKKNLAAAGVAAGDQYRVLTVASIIEFEGNEANYAKISGAIENRINNPNGETRGFLQSDATVAYGLGIKSYNLSQAQKDDKSNLYNTYANPGLPVGPIGSPAATAIEAAAHPETNPYYFWVTVNLKTGETLYAATYADHLKNVAQYTAWCEANAGECK; via the coding sequence ATGAGCGACGCTTTCCGCGGCAGCACCCACCCCGCACACTTGATCGATCCCCACGAGGACGTCGACCACGAGTGGCATGACGACCACGCCTGGACCCAGGAGCAGGAGGATGCCCACGACTACTACGTCGAGGAGCCCCTGCCCTCGCGGCGCAGCACCCGTGTGTCCAAGCGGGTGCGCAAGCGCCGCCGCACCGTCATCTTCCTGATCGTGCTGGCCCTCTTCGCCGCCGTCGTCATTTTCCTTGTACAGGCCATCAAGCCCATGCTGGGCGGCTTCGAGGCCGCCGACTACCCGGGCCCGGGAACCGGCACCGTGCAGATCATGGTCCCGGACGGCGCCTCCGCCCGCACCGTCGCCACCGACCTGCGCACGCAGGACGTGGTGGCCAGCGAGCAGGCGTTCCTTGACGCACTGGCCGCGGCCAACGGCACCGGATCCCTGCAGCCGGGCTCCTTCGACATGCGCAAGCAGATGAAGGCCTCCGACGCCGTCGCCGTGCTGCTGGCCGGCGACAAGTCAAAGGTCCACTACGCGGCCATTGCGCAAAACCTGCGCCTCAACGAAACCCTTGAGCAGCTCGCCAAGGGCACCGGGATACCGCTGGCGGAATTCCAAAAGCTGGCCAACGAGCCCAAGCTCTTCGGCCTGCCCGCACAAGCCAAGAACCTCGAGGGCTACCTCACGCCCGGTGAATACCGCTTCCCGATCGAACTGGACGCCAAGGGTGTCCTGAGCGAGATGGTCGACGCCACCAAGAAGAACCTCGCGGCGGCCGGCGTCGCAGCCGGCGACCAGTACCGCGTGCTCACGGTCGCCAGCATCATCGAGTTCGAGGGCAACGAGGCCAACTACGCCAAGATCTCCGGGGCCATCGAAAACCGCATCAACAACCCCAACGGCGAAACCCGCGGCTTCCTGCAGTCCGATGCCACGGTGGCGTACGGGCTGGGCATCAAGTCATACAACCTGAGCCAGGCCCAAAAGGACGACAAGTCCAACCTGTACAACACCTACGCCAATCCCGGCCTGCCCGTGGGACCCATCGGTTCACCGGCCGCCACGGCCATCGAGGCCGCGGCGCACCCGGAAACCAACCCGTACTACTTCTGGGTCACCGTGAACCTGAAGACGGGCGAGACCCTCTACGCCGCAACCTATGCAGATCACCTCAAGAACGTGGCCCAGTACACCGCCTGGTGCGAGGCCAACGCGGGAGAATGCAAATAA
- the ruvX gene encoding Holliday junction resolvase RuvX — protein MEQRNYKQGVKLGIDVGMVRVGLASCDPDGILATPVKTLSRDAKKNSDVRIVVREVAERNAVEVFVGLPRTLKGAEKGSAEMARSYAAVLVEALHKAGLEVPVRLIDERLTTVSAHQALHAAGLDSREHRKIVDQVAAVGILQQAIDMQKARNATVGELVRAELPGIVGDAGPSGKEEDSTISISTPASPAEGAKP, from the coding sequence ATGGAGCAGCGCAACTACAAGCAGGGCGTGAAGCTGGGCATCGACGTGGGCATGGTCCGCGTCGGCCTGGCGTCCTGCGACCCCGACGGCATCCTTGCCACCCCCGTCAAGACCCTCAGCCGTGACGCGAAGAAAAACAGCGACGTCAGGATTGTGGTCAGGGAGGTGGCCGAAAGGAACGCCGTGGAGGTGTTTGTGGGGTTGCCGCGCACGCTCAAGGGCGCCGAAAAGGGGTCCGCGGAAATGGCGCGCAGCTATGCCGCCGTGCTCGTGGAGGCGCTGCACAAGGCCGGACTCGAGGTGCCTGTGCGGCTCATCGACGAACGCCTCACCACCGTCAGCGCGCACCAGGCACTGCACGCGGCTGGCCTTGACAGCCGTGAGCATCGTAAAATAGTGGATCAAGTAGCGGCCGTTGGAATTCTGCAACAGGCCATCGACATGCAAAAGGCGCGCAATGCCACTGTTGGGGAACTGGTGCGCGCCGAACTGCCGGGCATCGTGGGGGATGCCGGGCCGTCTGGAAAAGAAGAGGATTCCACCATCTCCATCTCAACGCCAGCATCACCTGCCGAGGGAGCAAAGCCATGA